TGCTTATATTCAATAATAACTTAAGTTTTGGATTACCTCTTTTCGCAGTATCACTCAACATTTTTACAACCGCAGCATATTCTTTTGCTGTGAACCTGTCGACGGACTTATCCTGAGCAGAACGAATAACTAAACTTTCAATATTCTTAAACTCAACACCCCATAAACCTGGAGACAACTTTTGCACAGCCATTTCTACCATTTTAAAAAACGCATCACGGCGTTGTTGTACCGTAAATTCTTTGCCATAATAAGGTATTACACTGCAATCAACCGAGATTACAGGCTCTATACCGTTACTTTGACAAATATCAATATACTCCTTGTAATTACCAAAACTATACTTTAGTTCCTCGGTCTCAACTACCTGCCATATTAAAGGCTCAACAGCATACCCAATCCCCGCAGACGAAACTAACTTCACAACTTTTTCACGTACAGTGTCTCGTTGAGTAGCAAGCTCGGTATTCACAGCAAAATACTTTGATTTTGTATTCTGGTTATCTGAAACATCACTTTTTAGCACAACAGTACTTATAACAGTTGTAGAGGTGCTCCCAAAGGCCAGCCACGCATCAACAATGTAATAACCTGAAGTACTGATAATAACCCCTGCCTCTTTCTCAATTGACGCATTTGGAGGAACAACTACTTCATCTTCAACAGAGTATACGGCCTTATCATAACTTGACCGTACAACGAGATGAAGTACAGCTTTATGTTCATTATTGTCAGTATTACTGATACGAAGACACACCCCAATTTTGTCATCAACAACCCAAACACCTTGTTTTTCCCAAACAAAACCCAACTTTATCACTTCAGTATCAGAAACTTCTGAAATCAACGCCAGCCCGTCAAACATAACCGTACCTGTCAAACCAGCATTTTCCGGGTGCATGATTACCAAACTCACAACTCTTACAGGAACATCAAGTTCGCCATTACTGTCCCCAAGCCAGGTATTGCCTAACAGTGCATCTTTCCCTAAAACAACTTCAATATTCTTCCACCCATTAAAATTCAATGTACATAGTTTATACTGATGCATCTCACCGCTGCGGTCACGTAACCGTATAGCTACAGTATTATTACTTCCATCCCCTTTTATCCAAACAACTACTTTTCTGGGCTTACCATCCACTTCTTTACTACACACAAGTTCTCTATAGTCATTACTTTCGTTCTTTTGAAAATCATAAACCACGCGTCCTGCACCGATACCACTTTTTTTGTCAATATTCTCGATTGTAAATTCGGCGCCGTTACCGCGGATATAACATCTGTCAATAAGATCAAACTCCTGAAGTATCCTATTAATCTCTTTACCCATAAGGCTTTCGGAAGACAAAAACAATATTGATAAGATAAGCAAAAATAACCTTGAAATCATTCTGTTTCAGTACGCACAATTTTAATAATAGTATCCAGATCAAATGGTTTTGGGATATACGCTTTTGCACCCAATAACAATCCTTCCCGGATAATTTCATCTACCGAAAACGCTGTCATGAAATATACGTTTGACAACGGTGATTTATACCTGATCTTTTTATATAACTGTAACCCGTTCATAGTGGGAAGGATTACATCTAAAAATATAACGTCATAAAACCGTTTTTCCACCATCTCCAGCGCCTTAACCGGTGTGGATGCCTCATCAGCGATAAAACCAAGCCATAAGATTGTACGTGTAATAACACGGCGCACCTCGTCATCATCGTCAATCACTAAAACACGGTGAGACCCTTTATCGCTGTAATTAATTTTATGGGTAACCTTATTCTTCGCCTCACTTTTTTGTTGTGCCGCACTTACATGAAGTAACAATTCAGTTTCATGTAAACTAATTAGTTTAGATTTTTTGTCCC
The sequence above is a segment of the Elusimicrobiota bacterium genome. Coding sequences within it:
- a CDS encoding carbohydrate binding domain-containing protein; the protein is MGKEINRILQEFDLIDRCYIRGNGAEFTIENIDKKSGIGAGRVVYDFQKNESNDYRELVCSKEVDGKPRKVVVWIKGDGSNNTVAIRLRDRSGEMHQYKLCTLNFNGWKNIEVVLGKDALLGNTWLGDSNGELDVPVRVVSLVIMHPENAGLTGTVMFDGLALISEVSDTEVIKLGFVWEKQGVWVVDDKIGVCLRISNTDNNEHKAVLHLVVRSSYDKAVYSVEDEVVVPPNASIEKEAGVIISTSGYYIVDAWLAFGSTSTTVISTVVLKSDVSDNQNTKSKYFAVNTELATQRDTVREKVVKLVSSAGIGYAVEPLIWQVVETEELKYSFGNYKEYIDICQSNGIEPVISVDCSVIPYYGKEFTVQQRRDAFFKMVEMAVQKLSPGLWGVEFKNIESLVIRSAQDKSVDRFTAKEYAAVVKMLSDTAKRGNPKLKLLLNISSVKDLKLVEGIGSQLAGRFFDILTVSCEGNDLLQFTESSVYKNITGFTKNFKLKNVWLTDVGAGFTGREDRFYAGLITRAAVMFKNTEGITNVVWVAAQNKNVGSTDQYPGGIVGSHGLPSLQYLAIKVTIEMLQGCVKDPAFEDKINYNPGVLSYVFVSSKDNSRILALLPYKNIGNTGLSVSNDGAVITDNVGYTERVRPSLSKVSIPLCINEGVFVKLREITNMYLTPAHCVFEPDSAVIKPGEAEAVVRIKAEINTKILWEPNDYVHVSSTTTDVLSNTGAEVRVGLKKKEKLKKVIWLIGRLLSPYGFNIGTVKLQVVSP
- a CDS encoding response regulator, whose translation is MSENNWDKKSKLISLHETELLLHVSAAQQKSEAKNKVTHKINYSDKGSHRVLVIDDDDEVRRVITRTILWLGFIADEASTPVKALEMVEKRFYDVIFLDVILPTMNGLQLYKKIRYKSPLSNVYFMTAFSVDEIIREGLLLGAKAYIPKPFDLDTIIKIVRTETE